One Aegilops tauschii subsp. strangulata cultivar AL8/78 chromosome 2, Aet v6.0, whole genome shotgun sequence genomic window, TACGGGGACGATGGATGGACGGCCAGCCGATGAGCCACACCAACGGCTGGATATTTCTCTGGGGAGATATTTTTCTTGGGTTGGGATGAGAGGGGGTGTGGCCCACTGGCAGTTTGAGAGGCCGGCCAAATGTTTAGCTGGAAACTAGCTGTGTTATTTTGTTGGAATTGGATGGGATAATGCAAACATATCAAGATTTTTTTTTTAGACTTCATGATAATGCACTAGCAAGCATCGTTAGCACCGGTATTCTTGTTGAGAATGTTTCTTTTAGAGGCATTCTTGCTGAAAATAAAGCCCACTGCAACTGGAAGGTGAAGTGGTAAACAAAAgggaaaaaaaaaagaggaacAGAGTAATAAATTACTCAAGGTAAACACAAAACTTTAGAGGCATTAgcttgttgaaagtggtaaaaaCAAGCTGCTCGTACCAGCCGAAACAACAACGAGATGAGATACATAGCAGCAGCACAAATTTTTTAGGATCCCAGTCCCAGGCTGTCAGCCCAAAATACAGGGCAATAGCTTTGACATCATAAACAATCCATATAGGGATGCAAATTTGGAACCTAAAGGGTAACCTCCGACCCTACCTAGTTCAACTAAATGagctaaattttcagaatttacCCCATTTCTGAAAACTTAGTTCATTTGGTTGAACTAAGTAGGGTTGGAGGATACCCTATAGGTTCCAAATTTGCATCCCTAAATCCATTGAATGATACAAAGTTCCGAAAAGTCTCAGGTTCCAAATGCATACTAAAAGACATGACTAGCACACCTACAAGATTTTCTCTCGGCTAAACAATTCGCTCTTTTGCCAAAAGAAACAATCACCACAGCCATGTAAATTGTGCTCCTCCAAACATCAGCCCTGTCCTCCTTCCCTACAAAACCTCTACAGCTAAGGATATCTGTTGCGAATCTGAAAACATGTGTCTGCTCAAATGTCATTCGCTCGCCAAGCTCGCGGGGTCTTTCAAGCGCTCCCGCAATATCTCGCAGAGCTTGCTGCAAGCATCCATACAGAGCTCTACCGCCTGTTAATGAACATAGCAAGAAGTTAGTATAGTCGATGTTGCTTTGCCATCATCTCAGGTAATGCAGTAGATAACATACATTGGTGATTTTGCCATCAGTCCACTCCCCAGTCAGCGTAAGTTGTGTGATCTCCTTGCGGGCCGGCATGTAAGACACCATAAGGCCTCCGTCTTGCCATGCCTCCTCGTCTGAGGTTGGATCGATGATGACATTCTTCCCTAAACAGGACTGGCAGATCAAAGTTGAAACTGATCAGCTTCCAGTTTAAATATCTCTTGACATAAGTACATGTGTCATAAAGCAGACAGAATGTGAGGGCATACCACAGATACTGATGTAACAAGGTCATACATCATGATCCCAGCATCTGCCAATGCAAGACTAGCACAAGATATAATAATGGGAAGATCGCCTGAAATGAAAGAGACGGCAGTAAGGATGAAAGTAGTTGCTTCTCTTTATCAGAAAGTATGGTACTGCAGAAAGAAATGGTGGGGGATAAAGGCTTCGGTCAAATAAAATATGGAAAGAGATACAAAATGTATGTATCGGCAAATGTGATGAAATGCAGACTCAAAGTATTAACCCATTACGTATACCTAATCCCTCCGATCCGCTATACAATGTAAAATGGACATTGTATAGAGATTGCGTCAATTAATTCGGATCGGAGGGAATACCTAAATATGTTAACTTTTCCTCAAATTAGTAAATACTACAATAACACAGTACATTCATACTATGAACTTGTGAGTAATATAAATAACTTAGCTTTCTTATATTGCAAGACCAAGAACATAGTGTGTCAGTGTGACACTACGATGAGTGAGAATATGAACACAATTTATGAATAAGCACTAGAAAAATAATTTAGGAGCATTTCCTAGTTGAAAGATGCAATAGGTAACTAGTGTAATATACTGGAAACCAAAAGCAAAGTCATGAATAGTATCATACTGCCACCAGACTCAAGAACCAACGCAAAAACATCAACAGTTGTCTTCGGAAAAGTATGTAGCATTACTGCGCCTTCCAGGGCTTTGTGAAGCATTCCAGAGTACTCTTTGTTTTCCAACCCCTGAAATGAAGATGCATGCtatcaatctttactttcaaATATATGTGAGTGACTTGGAATATTCTCCAAATAAAATGATGAAAGCTCATTAAACAGCACACCTGTCCACGTATACCAGTAGCAAAAGTCGTATAGCTCACACTGCAATTGAGCCTACCAGTGTCACTGTACAGCATTGCTTTCTTGCTCTCCCTTGGGCCAAACCTGCAAAGATGGCAATCAAATAAACATGACTAACCAATCAATCAATAGGAAACAAAGGGCAGCCCGGTGCACAtagctcccgcttgcgcagggtCCGATCACTTTGGGTCTATTGTACGAGTCCTGAAAAACTGCACAATTCAACAAGCTCGCTAACAGGATACACCGAATTCACTACAAAGCTAGGAAGCACATGCTGAAGCTGAAGGACTTCAAAGTTCAAGATATCTTTCTGAATTTGTGATTTGCCCAGTGAGAAAGGTTTAGCCATGTAGTCAAAACTCCAAAGTGATAAATGATAATAGCACAAGATTAGAAAATACTTAGTACTTACATGTGTTTGTACACTCAGAATGATAGGAAATACACTGTTTCAAGATGAACATGATGTTCTTGGTTGCTTAgcaaaaatatgcatttttgagTTCAAACAAAGAACTTGTAAATATATATCAGTTGACCTTAACTTTGTAATATTTGATTCCACGAACACTCAGATGACTACTAAATTGTCAAATCTGGAATAACTTCGAAGGATGAATTTGGCACACTTCTAAATTTATGTTGTAATACATCATacataaaatgaaaaaatataaatGATGTTAAACTTACACTGACACAATGACCTTTGTCTTCCCAAATTCTGCGTAAGCAGACCCTGATGCAGCAGTAGTTGGCCCTGTTTGCATAACTGCAACATACAATTAAATCATAAATGACTCAGAACTGAAGATACACACAGTTTCGACTACATAGTTTATAGAACAACAAGCAATATGTTCTAGCCAAGGTTAAAAGAAGAGAAAGGGAGAGCCGTGAAGCACACTTTCAGATGATATATCAAAGAAATGTGTGCAAGCATGTTATATATCATGATAATACATAAAACAAATTTGTGTGCTGCCCTGAAGATTTTGTGAAGATTTACCACAAGCAAACTGGTTTAGCATATATCTACAAATCACCATGTTTTGAACATTTTATAACTAAAATCAAGCACGGAAAAAACTGGCACAAGGCTAAGCATAAATCCGTCGTGTTCAACACTTTGCAAGTCAGAAAAGCACAACATCAGTGTAAGGCAAGTGCAGGCTAGAAAAGCCAGCAGGACACATCTAGAATGCTGTAGACAATCATCATCTAGGGCAAACTGTCTTAAACCTTCACTATTCCCCAAGAGCAATAGCATTATATCATCATCTGCAGAAGCAGATAGCAGAGTACAGATTCTCCAAAGGAACACCTGAAAGTGTTGAATGGTAATTCTCCGAAGGAACAGCCTTTGGCTGAATACTAGAGAATCACCCCGAAAGCATGAAATCCAGGACTTCCATCATCTAAACAGCTGAAAGTGCAAGTGGCTCATAGCCATGGATCCAATTCAAATTTATAAAGCATCTGTCAAGCACCCTCAGGAAAAAATTACCATTCAGAACATCGATGCTAAAAAACTTTAGCCTGAATAAACCACTAGCCCAGGAGTGTACAAGGAACGCCAGGCAGCAAGCCATGTCAAGCAACATGTCTGTCAAGAGATACGGCAGCATACATGACACAGGACACGCAAAAAACGCTGTGGTCATACAGGCATTCCACAGTACAAATCATAAAAGAccgcagaacccaaagaactggaTATCAGCGTTGCATCAGACATGCGCTCACTGTTCAGGCATAACGTCGAACACCACAGGTGCTGTCCAAGCTAAGGGACAGGCGGCCAACAGAGATTGTTCAGCACGAAGCAGAGCATTATACAGAGGTATGCACACACGGAATAACATAGAGAGATGCAGGAGTGGGGTAGTTACATGCGGGGCGGCAGTCGTGCAAGGAGCGGCCGTCGGCGCGGGGCCAATCGGCGTCCTCGGCGAGGTGGCGCCGCagctcctccctcctctcccgGCGCTTGCTCCCAGCCTCCGCGGCCGGGGAGTACGTGTCCGCAgctgctgccgccgccgacatggcCGGAAAGTGTGTCTGCGGGTCTGCGTCGCCGGCCGCGCGCTCGAGCAGTGCTAAAACCCTAGGGCTTGTCTGTGCTGTTACGGCGAGGGTGGAGGGATGAGGTCGCTGCTTTTAGATTCGTATAAACTGAAAACATACAGCTCGGCTCCGGTTCGACCCAGTCGATTACCAGTGGAACCTGCGACCGGCCAGGGCACCCCCGGACCTCAGGCCTCGACCcagttttttcttgtttttttttcttttagaaaacTACCGATCTATTCATTAACGTATAAAAAAAGGAAGTGTTTTTTCCGGAAGCGAAGTTCCTGACGATTAGGTTTagcgcgtcgccgccgccggcgacggcCGCTGATCCTGTGGGTTGTGGCCTTCTCGTGAAGCTGGATTGATGTACTGACGAGGTACTACCTTCTTAGTTTTCTGTCCCTAGCAGAGGAAGCTAGGATTTGATGTCCTCGGGCGACTCCGTCGACCGTGAGTtctcttcgttcatctccgtTGTAAAGAGGAGATCTGCTATCCTCCGGCGGCTACGCCGACCGAGAGTTTCTTCGTTGTCGAATACCGGGTATACGGTCTCCTCGTCGTAGGCGGGCCGGTCGTCATGTAAGTCTTGAGTTGGAATTGTCGCGGGCTTGGGAGCGCCGCGGCAGTTCGAACTCTACTGGATGTCCAGCGAGCATGCAACCCTGAGGTGATGTTTTTGTACACATCTTGAAAGTTATCCATCGGAGTGTTTGAGAAAGAGATTGCACATGGACCAAAAGTTTGTGTGCCCTGAAGATGGTAGAAAGGGAGGACTGATCTTGTTTTGGAAAAAGGAAATCAAAGTGCAGCATCTGAGCCTAGATCCGATGTATATAGACGTGATAGTGGAAGACTCAAATAGCTTGGTGTGGAGACTTACGGGCATGTATGGTGAATTTAGATGGGAAAACAAGTACAAAACCTGGGGTCGCATGCGCCATTTCCATCATGCTCACAATCTTCCCTAGTTGCTGATCGGGGACTCAGACGAAATTCAGTTTCTACAAAAAAAAGAGGGTGGGAATCCACGCCCACAACAGTATATGCATGCATTTTAGAATGCTATTGATGATTGTGAGCTAAGGGATATGGGTTTTTTGGGTGATAAATTCACATGGCATCGAGGACGGATCCGAGAACGACTAGACAGGGGTTTGGTGAATAAAGCATGGGCGAACCTTTTTCCCATGGCAGCTTTGGAAAACTTGCAGTACAACAACTCGGATGATAGACCATTGTTGGTCAACACTGAACACTATATTGTGCCCGTTCATGGCGATGCAAGACCAATGAGATTTGAGTCGAGGTGGTTGCGAGAAGCAAAGTTCAATGATACTGTAATGGACGCTTGGCAGAAAGTAGGATCGGACCCTACAGCCAACTCGGTTTATGAGAAGTTAAATCGCATGCATGCGATGTTCTACGATTGGGACCAGAGGGTTTTGAAGAAACCTAAACAGCGCCTCCGTAAGGCGCAGCGTGATCTTGAGAGGGTGATGAGAGGCCCAATTATTGACGACAGTGAAGAAGCGCGCAAAGAGCTTTCAGAGCTGATTGAATACCTACTAAAACTTGAAGAAATTCATATGATGCAAATGTCACGTATTTCGTGGCTGAAAAATGGTGATAGAAATACGGGCTTCTTTCAAGCCTATGCTTCGGCAAGGAGAAAAAGAAATTTTATCAAAAAGTTGAAAGACTCGGATGGAAATTGGATGGAAGGTAGAACGGAACTAAACCCACATATTCAGAGTTACTTCTCCAACCTTTTTACATCGGAGGTACAATACACCGATCCATCTATTCTTGTTAAGGTCAATTCCAAAGTTACAGCTCAGATGAACAACATGTTATTAGCTCCTTATACTCCGGATGATGTTCGTAAAGCTGTTTTTAGCATCGGTGATCTTAAGGCACCAGGGCCTGATGGCCTCCATGCAGTCTTTTTCAAAAAATACTGGCATATATTAGGGGAGGAGATAACCCAAGAAGTTCTTATTGCAATTATTTCAAGGCAGATCCCAGCTGAATGGAATGATACAACGATTGTTTTGGTTCCTAAAGTTGACTCTCCAGAGATGGTAACTCAATTCAGACCCATTAGCCTTTGCAATGTTTTGTACAAGATTATATCAAAGATGCTTGCTGCTCGATTGAAAACATTTTTTCCTGATATTATTTCTCCAACCCAAAGTGCCTTTGTTCCTGGGAGGCTCATTACTGATAACATTATCATCGCTTATGAATGTATtcataaaataaaaataaaagagtgGGCCAATCAGGTCTATGTGCAGTCAAGTTGGATATGCATAAAGCATATGATCGAGTAGATGGGTGTTTCTGAGGAATATGATGTTGAAGTTGGGATTTCATGAAAGTTTTGTGGAAATGATGATGGCTTGTGTTGGATCTGTAAGATACAAAGTAACGTACAATTCACAAGAAACTGAGATATTCATACCTACTAGAGGAATTAGGCAGGGAGACCCCCTTTCTCCCTATCTATTTCTCCTTTGTGTAGAAGGTCTTTCTAGTCTATTGTAGTATGAAAAAGAAGCTGGTGGCATCGAGGGAATTAAAGTGTGCAGGAATGCACCGTCAGTCTCACACCTTTTATTTGCTGGCGATTCTTTGATTCTCATGAGCGCGGATGTTTTGAATGCAGCTTCCTTACAGCAAGTACTAGATAACTATTGCCAAAATTCTGGACAATTGGTAAGTTTGGCAAAGTCTACTGTTTTTTTCAGTCCTAATACCAATGCAGTTTCAAGATCTGAAGTTTGCCAACAATTACATATTGATACTGAGGCACTATCTGATAAGTACCTAGGCCTTCCGGCTATGGTAGCGAGCTGATCGTAGTGACTGTTTCAAGCACTTCATTGAAATGATTAAACAAAGAATCCAAGGATGGATGGGAAAACAATTATCAGTTGGAGGTAAAGAAATTCTTCTTAAAGCTGTGGCACAAGCTATTCCTGTTTTTGCTATGTTTGTCTTTTGTCTACCACAAGGTATTTGCAAGGAAATCACAGATATTATTGCTAGTTTCTGGTGGGGAGATGATGAGGAAAATAAGAAAATGCATTGGTATTCTTGGTGGAAATTGTGTTACCCAAAGAGTGAAGGTGGTATGGGCTTCAGAGATCTATACTCGTTTAATTTGGCAATGCTAGCTAAGGAATGTTGGAGACTTATTACTTCACCTGAGTCACTTTGTGCACGAGTTCTTAAGGCAAAATACTTTCCAAATGGAGGCCTCTTACAAGCATCTCTAAAAAATGGGGCTTCGTTCACTTGGCAAAGCATCATGAAAGGTCTTGAAGTGTTTAAAAAAGGCTATATTTGGAGAGTGGGCAATGGGAATGAAATCAACATATGGTCGGATCCATGGATTCCTTCTAGTCCCAATAGAATGATCATCACGCCCAGAGGTCAAGCAGTTGTATCGGTGGTGAGTGACTTGATTGATCCTCACACAGGACTTTGGGACGAACAACTCATTAATATGATTTTTAATCCCGTCGATGCTCGAAGGATTCTGCAAATCCCCTTAAGTCTTCATGCCTTTGACGATTTCATCGCATGGCACCCCGATAAAAAAGGGATGTTCTCCATTCGAACAGCTTGTCGAATCCAATGGTTACATAAATTTGGGGCGCATGCAAATGACACCAGCCGATCGGGAGGTTTTGCTACTCCAGCGGTATGGAGTAATTATGGAAGCTGCAAATTCCTCGTAAAGTTTTCAATATTTTGCCCGCGTTTACTGCACGGAATTCTACCCCTAAAAGGTATACTCGCTAATAGACACGTTGGGGCAATTGGAGGGTGCCCAATTTGCCACCAGAGCTCTGAAGATATTCGCCATCTATTCTTCACGTGTATTCACTCAATAGGTATGTGGAGCCGACTTGGATTGACAGATTTTATCAACACCGCAACAAATGTTGATAGATCTGGGTCGGTTATTATGGAGTATATCTTGTCTATTGATCGGACGCCACTACCTCTAATGTCGACATTGGAGATTAAACATGTAGTAGTGGTGGGATGTTGGTATCTCTGGTGGACACGCCGCCTTATAACACATAATGAGAGTTGCCTGCAGGTGGTAAGATGGCCTTTGTCGGTCTTGGCAATTACAAGCAACTATCAACGAGCCATGGAGAAGATAGTTGTGACAGAAGAGGAAAGATGGTTGAAGCCAGACCCAAAGTTCATCAAACTTAATGTGGACGCGACCTTTTTTGCGGAGGAAGGAGTTGGAGCCACGGCAGCAATTATTAGAGATGAACGAGGTATTTTCCTTGCAGCTCAATGTAAGTTTATCCCATATGTAGCGGACACAATGACATCAGAGGCAATGGCGATGAGAGATGGACTGCACTTGGCAAATAGCCTAGGGTTCCAGCGAGTTGAAGCGGAATCCGACTCTCTAACGGTGATCAACTGTTGCTCCGGTCAGAGTACTTGGTGGGACGCAGCGGCAGCGATATTCACGGAATGTGTGGACAtctctaccttgattgagaaggTCAACTTTAAGCATTGTTTTCGATCGGCAAATCAAGCGGCGCATGTGCTAGCTAATTTTAGTTATTGTAATAAACTTTCTTCTAGTTGGACAGACGAGCCTCCGGATTGTCTGGTGAGCAAGCTCGTAGATGATGTATCTTCATGTGTTAATCAATAAAGCTAACCATGATGGCCTTTcctaaaaaaataataaaaaaacaCCAGAAAGATAGATCAGTAGACCACCTAACAACGAATACAAGTactggagcgagccgaaggcgcgccgccgtcttCGCCCCTCCCTCATTGGAGCCGAGCAAACTTTATTATACTAGATAGGCGGGAAGTTGTCGAGCTAAGGCCCTATAAAAATAGCACACCAGAACaacaaccgccgccgatgaagaaAAGCGTATATCAAAAGGATCCAGCCTATAGACACACGAACACAGACGAATGAAGACAAGATCCATGTGGACCCACCAAAGACAAACGCCGACCGAAATCCCGCAAGATCCGCCGGAGACAAATGTCCACAGCCCTCCGACTATGCTAGAAACTCCACCGGGACGAGGACTAGGTGGGGAGAATTTTATTCCATCTTCATAGAGTCGTTATCGTTTCGCCTCtttgagcaggacacaaacccctaacaaaactaaaaaaacatGAAAAACGGAGTTCTCCCATCGGCAAGCACCGGGATCCACCTTGCCTTCATGGCCCTAAGATCACAGAACACTAGGTAGACCGGCTGCGGCACCCATGGGAGGCACGAGAAACTGTGAAAACTTTAGACTGGGATTACCCGCAAAAAAACAGATTTTTACGTTTAACAAATTTCATATACATTTTTTAATACACGTTTAATAATTTTCACGGTTAACATATTTTCCCAAACAAGGATTGTCGACATGGAGTCGAACCCAGGATTGTTCATTTCCGCTGACAGAAATGGCCGGTTGGGCGCGGCTCGTGCGTAGAAGTTGGACTTGCCCATAGCGGTCCACCCCGTCCATCCTTGTTTTGTGTATATTTGGAATATGcatatatatttatatttataAGTAAGGAAAATATATACTATCACCTGGGAGTAATTACCTTCATGCCCCATGTCCTTTATAAATATATATACATTTGACATAAAATTTTGAAAAATGGTAGACATGTACAAAAAATGTTTCTAATATATACAAAAATGTACAAAGTATATAAAAAATAAttattaaaaatgttaatcatgcatttatttttattaaacatatataaaaaatgtttctcatgtatacaaaaaatgtacaagGTGTGTGTAAATGTACAATGTGTTTTAaaaaggtagacttccaaacatAAAATGAAAAATGCtaataatatattaaaaaaatgttaaacatgcaTAAAAATGGTTATAACGTATATGAAAAATGTACAACGTGTATGGAAAAAATAGACATTAAAACATAAATAtgtaaaaatgttcatcatgtattCTAGAAATATTAAACAATGTTTCTGATGTATACAATAATGTAGAAGGTGTATGTAAAAAAGCGGATATAAAAACatatttaaaaatgttaatcatgtatttaaaaatgttaattatgtgtataaaaaatgttcctaTTTGTATATAAAAATGTAGGATGTGTATAAGAAGGGAAAATTGGCATCAAACATATATTCGTAAAAAACATTAACCGTGAAAATTGTCGAACATGTGTTTAAAATGTAGTTGATGTATACGAAAAATGTGGACTTGTGTTGAAAAGAAACTCAAATAAAActgaaacagaaaaaaaaaaagaaaaactaagaaagaaaacataaaaaacacaagaAAAGGAGAAGGAAACAAAAGAGAACAAGAAAACCATGATAAAACCgagacaaaaataaaagaaaatatataacaaagaaaaagtaaaaaaaaaaggaagaaaacaggtgaataaataaaaggaaatgaaaatgaaagaaaaaagGGGGAAGCCTAAGACAAGCAGCAATCAGAACAAACGGAGGAACGCACGACTCAGTCAATAATCTCAGGGTTTGACTTGCCACATCAGCAAATACCAGCTAAACACTCTTAAGGTTCAGAATAGACCGAGATAAGAGAGTTCGGTTTTGCTAATTTGGGGAATTAGGTGTTCAGGGTTCGATTTAGCTTGTGTCTACAAGTTCAAGGTTTGTTTTCAACTCTTTTTGTATTGTgtgcaccaacattcgcttctcgGCGTTCGTGGCCGAAGGTGATGTTTCCTATTGGGTTCTTCATGCTCACTCACGATCTCCTTGACTGACTATAGGCGCATGTTCACCATGACTTCACTCCTCAATATCACGGACTACAAATGCTCAGCTCACGCAACAATCGTGTTCTTTCATGGAGATCTTGCAATAAAACATGAAGCTTTATTACTGGCCCGACCCAGTTGTGTACATACAACAATAATTTGTTGGGATCCAAGTACTATGGACTAGTAACAAACAACAAAGACAGTGGTTAGCACCTTCTCTGACTTAGATAGGCTAGAATTCATGTTTCGGACGAAAGTGGTCATAGGATTGACTCAGACAAAGCGTTAGAAGTTGATCTCCGAATCT contains:
- the LOC109778172 gene encoding exosome complex component RRP41-like produces the protein MSAAAAAADTYSPAAEAGSKRRERREELRRHLAEDADWPRADGRSLHDCRPAFMQTGPTTAASGSAYAEFGKTKVIVSVFGPRESKKAMLYSDTGRLNCSVSYTTFATGIRGQGLENKEYSGMLHKALEGAVMLHTFPKTTVDVFALVLESGGSDLPIIISCASLALADAGIMMYDLVTSVSVSCLGKNVIIDPTSDEEAWQDGGLMVSYMPARKEITQLTLTGEWTDGKITNAVELCMDACSKLCEILRERLKDPASLASE